The genomic segment AGAATTTGGAAATCGTAAGACCCGGTCGCATCGCCGGGAGGATCGATCGACAGCGTATACGTCCCCGCTCCCAATCGCAAAACGAGATCGGACGCATCCAGAGGCACGTCCGCAATCACCGTCCCTGCGGTCGCTTCAGTCAGCGTCCAGGCCAAATCGCCATCATCAGTCTGCGAATCGAACGCCAATAGTTCGTCGCCGGTCAGCGTGAACGTGTATTCATCCGCCTCACCTGCTTTGGAAATCGAGCTGCTGTAACCCGTGCCGAACGACAATGCCGTCGAGGAGGTCGCGCCAAGAATTTCGACCGTGAAACTGAACGCCCGTGTCGAAGCTGTATCGGCCACGTCACCGTCGACAACCAGGTAATACGTGCCGGTCGAGGACGTCGTCAGCGGTTCGTGATCTTCGGAAAGCGATTGCGAAAACAATTCCGTGCCCGAGGGATCGATCAATCTCCACTGCGCTCCGGCGGGCAGACTGGAGCTCTGGCTGTTGAAGTAATACTGGTCCCCTGCCGATGCCGACAGTTCATACACCAGCGAATCGGTCGCCGGATCGAGTGTCCCGTTGATTTGTGTCCCGGCCGTGATCGACGAGCCGGACAGATTCAGCAACCGAAACGCATAGGTCCCGGTCGCTTCCGATGGGCCATCAACGGTCAGCGTGTAACTGCCGCTCTCGCCGACAATCTTCAGGCCGCCTGCATCAAAGTCGCGATCCGTCACGACCGCACCGGACGGCCCTGTCAAAGACCAGCGCAAATCGGTGTCGGTCGTAAGCGACTCGAAATACAGCGTGTCACTACCGCTGAGGCTGAACGTGTGCTCGTGCGTTTCACTGTCATTATGAATCTCGCCTGTGGTCAATTCATCCAGAACCAGTGCTGCTGAACCTCCCACGGACGATGCGTCTTCCAGCACGAAACTGTAGTCATAACTGCTCGTACTGCCGGCATGATCGACGACAATCGTGTAATCCCCCGACGCGGGCAGCGTAAAGCTCCCTTCTATCAACCCAGTTGTCGTCTCGACCGCCAACTGTTGGCTTTCGAGTTGCGTTCCGTCCGGCCCGTAGATCGTCACAATCACCGGCTCAGGAGTCATCGAAAAGAGGGTTCCCTCTCCCAAATAACCAACGAGAGAATAACGATTGCCGGTCACTCCGTTCGCATTGAGCGACGAATCCAGTGACGTGACCATACCAGCGATCCAAGCATGTTCATCCTCCATTGAACCGGACTCGTCGACAATGAACACGACATCTGCTGTGGGTGCGTACTCGTCGTCAAACGAAAGCGTCACCGTGTGCTCCGACTGCTCCTGCGGCAGCAGGTTGACTTCGATTGATGTCGGATCGACATCGCCGGTTGCCGGGTTCGGAGCGGGCAGTTCGCCACCACCGATGATTTGTACACCGTCATCCAATTCGACGTCGTCGTTAATAATCGTCGACGTGACCAGGATTTCGCTGATCGTCGCACTACCAGAACCGCTGACCTCTGCGTTATGGATTGCGACACTGTATTCTTTGTCCGGTTCGGGATCTGCATCGTTGTCGATCACGACGGTGAAATCCAAACTTGTGTCGTTCCCCGCCCCACTGCTGAATGTGAGAGTTGACCCGGAAAGAGAAACACCCGTTGCGCCGCTGACCGCCGTCGCCAGCGCCGCGGCCACCGTCGTGTCGTAATCGGCTGCATCGGTATGCACGAGAAGGTGCGCCACATCGATACTGGCCGTTTCGCCGCTCGCCAAGGCACCGGTATAGCCCACCGTGTAGGTGATCGAGTTGCCGTCGCCGTCCGTGGGATCCTCGGTGACCTTCACCGCCGAGGCACTGATCGCGAACTCCACGTCGTTGTTGACAATTGTTGTGGCAGCCGTTGCCGTCTCGATCGAAGCGGTCCCTGAACCGCTCGTCGCGGCGTTGCTCAATGTGACGCTATACCCTTCTTCCTCTTCCGCAGCCGCATCGTCGTTGACCTCGATCGTAAAATCGAGACTCTTGGTCTCCGAACCGGCATTGCTGCTGGTGTAAGCGACCTCAATTTGTGCCGAGTAGAGTTCAAAATCACCGTCCCGCAGTTGAACAATCAGCCCGAAGTCCGACGCGTTGAGTTCGGCGGCCGTCCAGGTCGTCCCCCACAAGGCGGTGGCATCTCCCAGCACCACTGTACCGCTCGACCAGTTGCCCGTCGGTGTAGGTGCCGTACCGGTCGCAGTGGTTCCGTTCTTGGTGATTTTGAGGGCGGAACTGGCGTTATTGGGATTGTCGCCACCGGTGATCAAGGTCACTTTAATGCCGTCGATCGTCGCCCCGGTGGGGATGTTCAAATCAAAGTCCGTCAACAGCAACTCGTCACTATAGTCGCCCCCGCCGGTATCGACCGTGGCGGCCGTCCCCGATGTGTTCCCCTCGGCATTGCCGATAGCGCTCCACGCATCGTCGGCGGTGGTCCCCACTGCGGCGTTTCCAGCATAGCCGGAGCCGGTGGTCGAACTGACCTGCGGCCCCAGAAACGTAAGCGTCGTACCGTCAAAGCTGACATCGGCAACGTTGGCGGCCGCGGTGGTCAGCGCCTCCACGACGTTCGTCGTATAGTCGGCCGACAAAGTCTCGCTCAGCACATGGCTGACGTCCACGCTGGCCGATTCATTCTCTTCGAGCACGCCGTCGTAACTGATGGTGTACGTCACTTGATTGCTGTCGCCGTCTGTCGTCTCCTCGGTGACAGATGCGCCCCCAGTAAGCGAAAACGCCACATCTCCGACGATCACTTCGTGGTTGACGATCGTGGCATTCGCAGAAGCCGTTGCGATCGTCGCCGTCCCCGAACCGCTTACCACGGCGTTGCTCAAAGACACGCCAAACGCTTCGTCATCCTCCGCCTCGATGTCGTCCGCGACGACGACGGTGAAGTCTAGACTAATGTCGTTCCCGCTGCCCCCACTAAACGTCAGCGTCGTACCGTCAAACGTTACCCCGGTTGCCGACAACTTGGCACTGTTGATCGCCGCAATCACGGCGGTTTCATAGTCGGCTAAGTCGGATTCGTTCAACACGTGGCTGACATCCACGCTGGCGATAGCCCCGTCCTCCAGCGTGCCGGTATAACCAATCGTATAAGTGATCGCGTTGCCGTCGCTATCGGCGACATCCTCAGTGACCGTCGACGCCGTCGCACTGATCGCAAACTCAACGTCGCTATTGACGATCGTCGTTTCGGCCGACGCTGTAGTGATTGCGGCGCTTCCCGCACCGCTGGCAGCGGCGTTACTGAGCGTGACACTGAAGTCTTCATCACTTTCGACAACAGAATCATCGTTCACAACGACCGTGAAGTTCAAACTAGAGGTCGGGGAACCGCCGGTGGTGTATGAGATTTCAATGTTGGCAGTGTAGACGTTGTACTCGTCGCCGTTGCTATCCCCTTCAAGCTGAATCAGCAGACCAAAGCCCGTGGCGTTGAGTTCCGCGGCTGTCCAGGTTGTGCCCCATAGATTCGTATCGCTGCCGACGGTGAGCGTCCCACCCGACCAACTGCCCGAAGTGATCGTACCAGTCCCGGCAGACGAGGTACCGTTCTTGGTGATCTTGACCGACGTACTCTCGTTGTCCGGACCATCCGAACCGGTCGTCTTGAGTACAGCGGTGATGCCGTCGATCGTCGCGCCGGTCGGGATACTGAATCCGAAGTCTGTCAAACGCAGGGTGTGTGAATAATCGTTGCGGCGGGGTTCCACGGTGGTGAATGTTGTCGGAGTATCGTCCTCGGCATTACCTGGAGTGACCCAAGCTTCGTCCCCGCTAGAATCCTGCGTCACCGATCCGGCAAAGGCGTCGACATCAGCAGAAACGGCCCCCGTCCCCTGGAACGTGAGCGTCGTGCCGTCAAAACTGACGTCGGTGTGATTGCCCGCTGCGGTCGTTATGGCGCTGACCACATTTGTCGAGTAATCCGCCGCATCGGTTTCATCGAGCAGGTGGCTAACATCCACGCTAGCCGTCTCACCCACATCGATCGTGCCGGTATAGCTGATCGAATAGTCCACTTCGTTGCTATCGCCGTCGGTCGTATCCTCCGTGACCGACGTGTCCCCAGAGATCGCAAAATTGACCGTCAGCAACGTGCGGTCTTCTAACACCTCGATGGGATTGGACATGTTGCGAAATCGCCGCATTCGCCGCGATTTCTCGCGCCGTCGATAGCTCTGCTTCATCAACCGCGTCCGTACAGCTTCCAACCACGGCGCAAACAACATAGCGCAATCCTCCATAAAATGAGCGCGAGCGATAGCAGCGCACAAGCGAATCGTCCCTCGCCACCAGCGGCAAAGCGCAAGCAGAGCGCACACCGAGGCGCAGGGCGGATGGGTGTTAAGAATTCACAGGCAAAAGAGGCGCGCTACGATCGAACACGCACAGAAGGGTCAAACGCAAACCACTGAGCCGACAGACACCGGCCTAAACTGCGAACACCCGTCAAACAGCGTTGCCGGGTTAAACATCTCGAACATGGTTGAGCCACCATGGAGTTTCCTCTTCCTGAAAGCGCCAAGAAAAACAGTGAAAGATACGAATGGTGAGATGGAATTATTATCGCGTTCAAAAACACAGTCGATTGAAAAGCAGTGAAGCAACTTTACAGCAGTCGATCAAGGAAAAAATTGGATAAAAAATGCTTTTTGGGAAATTCATTTTGATTTAACAACGCCCATGCATGGCCTGAGGCTAGATTCGAATGACTAAAGGGTCTGCGTTGAATAGAGAGCATCCGCCTACAACACCATCGACTTGGTAAGGTCGTCTTGCGAATTGCGTTCGAACGGCCGCCAGCATTAGCGGATGACTTCGCAGTAAAAAACACCGATGTACTCAACCATTCCACTCAAAGTTACTCCCCAAAACAGTCTCAAAAACTCCAGCTCATAGCGAAGAACGCGTTGTAAAAATACAATGTCCATAAACAGAATGCGCGGGCGTGACACAAACTCCACAACCGCAGTTGCCGCCAATATGAGAATATCGCGAGAAGGCAATATAACTTCGGTTGGACAAGCAGGTCGATCTGATCGGGTGCAATTCGTTTGCCCGACCGGTGGGGGCAACCGAGTGCGCGAACCACAGCGCACTAGTTACCGTGTTCACAGTATTTGATGCCAGTTCGGAGACTTTCTTCCGCGACTCAGGACGGTTCGACCTTGTGCACGCAAGACCCAACTATACGTACGGTCGCAACCTACCCAAAGCGAATCGCACGTTTCGCGTCCGGCGTCCGTCCGTCGCCGCCGCCGAAGTCGAACTTGAGCGGCTCCTCGCAGGTGTTTCGGATACACCAGTGCAGCACCACTTTCTCGCCAAGAAAATACGCAGGCTTGTCGAACTCCAGCGAAATGTCAGCCCGTCCGTTCGAATGATCTGTATTCGAAACCGGAATTTCACTACGCGTTGAAGTTTCGCTATTCTTGGGTAATTCGCGCGGAGCATCTGGTTCCTGGACGGGGACTTTTGGGTCCGCTGCTGCATCCTCAGGTGCGAATGTTTCCTCGCTCCCCGTTCAAAACCCTCTTCGAACCAATATCTCTTTGTGCAAAGAGATGTTGGAGCCGTTAACCGCCCTAAGGCATGAAACGAGCGAACGTTACGGCGTGAGCGGGGCAGGGGAGGCGACGCGAAATCAGCTTCGGGCGACAAAATCGAATGTCGCGCGCGCGATTTTTGGTTAACAGAAATCTCTCTCTTTGCGTTAACCGGAGGGAAGCGCCAAAACCTTTGACCCATTGGTTAACAGCTTGCGCGACAAAGAGAGGTTTTCCAACGTTCGACACCCCCCGTTTTCGGCGCCGATTCGTTGCGATCGGCATCTCAGCGGGGTACAAAAACAATGCTATCTCCCAACTCAACAACACGTTATCGAAATCACAGGCAGGTACAGGATGTCCCGGCTGTTTCACCCGCTGTTGCTGCTCATCGCGAATGCTTCCGAGCACAGATTGGCCAAACACGTCCAATACTTGAAGGAAGAACTGTCGATCCTCCGCGCTCGTATCCCCGGCGAAATTCACACCAAGCCGGAGGAGCGCGCTCGGTTGCTGAAATTCGGGAAACCCCTCGGGAAAGACATTGGCCGCTTGATCAGCATCGTCACCCCCAGCACGTTTCATCGATGGGTCCGGGAGGAGCGACGTGGCCACAAGCCGGCCAAACCGGGGCGACCCCGAAAACGACAAGTACTCCGCGAACTGGTCCGCAAGATCGCTCGCGAAACCGGCGTCGGCTACACCCGCATTCTTGGAGAACTGCGGCGACTCGGCATCAATCGGATCTGCCGGCAAACGGTCCGCAACATCCTCAAAGAGGAGGGGATCGACACCTCGCCCAAGCGGTCTCAAGGTTCTTGGGAGCAGTTCATCAAGATCCACGCTAAAACGTTGTGGGCTTGTGACTTCTTTACGCAGCGCATCATCACACCGAGGGGTCTTGTAAACTATTTCCTGCTGGTCTTCATCAACGTCGAGACCCGTGAAATCTTCGTAACGAATTCCACGGCGCATCCCGATTCGGCGTGGGTCACGCAGCAGGCACGCAATTTTTTGATGCACACCTCGGATTATGACGACAAGCCGGCCTGCCTGATCCGCGATCGCGACACAAAGTTCACGGCAAGTTTCGACGATGTGTTCAAAGCCGAGGGAGTGAAGGTCAAGGTTCTGCCGGTGCAAAGCCCCAACCTGAATTCGCGTTGCGAGCGGGTCATTCAGAGCATCAAGCACGAATGTTTGGACAATTTTCTCGTCTTTGGCGAGCAGCACTTGAACTACCTCATCCGTGAATACGTCCGATACTACAACGACGATCGCGCCCATTCGGCCTGTGGCCATCTGCCGCCGTCATGCGCAGATCCGCCAACGGAGAACAATACGATCGTACTCAATGACATCGTCCGCTGCGAACGACTCGGCGGATTGATTCAGTGGTACGAACGCGCCGCGTAACTTTTATCGTTGTTGCTAATGTTCACCTCTGTGATCTCCGTGCGCGCTTGTCCGAAAAACCAAACGGATTGAAATCCAATTAGCCGCTGGTTACGATCATTTCCTACAACAGTTCTTCCACGTGTTTTTCTCGCGAACCTCCTTTTGGTGTTCGACTTCCGTCCATCATTGTTTTTAGACCGCGCGGTAAGTCCCATTCTCTGGGCTTAACACAATGCGGTCATGTCCCCACTTATCACCTGTTCCAGCGTGTTCAATACTTTCCACTGTTCAAATCGTCCAATTACCGCCAGTATGTGGGTCAATGATACCCGTATGCTTAATGAAGAGAACTTTTCCGACGTGATTTCCAAACGAAGATGGTCGGAATAAGCAGTAACTTCCGGCAGGAATTGACGGCTCCATCGCATCGCCATGTACCTTTGCAACAAACATACCAGTCTCAAATTCCGGTTGCCCGTCCCATTGAATTAAGTCGGTGGTCCAAGAACCGCCAGCAAGCAATTGCTGCTTGTCGGAATTGGTGGCCATAATACGCAAGCTCGTGAGCGGAACGCACGTCTTCAATGGCTCGGCGTAAGTCGCATCAACGATCTCAAACGGCAGGCCGGTATCGAGGTCAGCGTGATTCGCCAAGATGGCCCGCAGATCTGCGATCTCGTCGCAGATTTCAAACTCCCATTTCCCGTACCGGCCAAGATTGCTCACCGCCGCACACCATTTCCGCGCCGCTGCATTCTTGGCGGGAACGAGATCTTCGTTGTACACACGGCCGCCGAGTCCCTTGGTTTCCAGCATGACGTTGACGCCACCACACAGTCGGACGAGAAAGTCCGGAATGTAGTGCCGGATCCCTAACGCTTAATTTAGGAAGAAATAAATTTTGTCGCCCACGCTGTTAACCGCAGAGCCACCCAAAACCAGAGAGTTCGAGAGTTTGCAACGGGATCCAATCCAAAAACCCACTTTCCGGAACGGACCCCAATCCAGACGTTTCGAACCAGAGAGTTTTGCCCAGTAAGGCCTCGCGCCCCAAACCCTTTGACCACGTAAGGATATACGCAAAAACGCCGTAGCTCTCGCTACGGCGTTCGTCGTTAACCAGTGGGGAGCAAAAGTTCGCTCCCCGAATATTAGCTCCCCGACTAGGACTTGAACCTAGAACCTAGCGGTTAACAGCCGCTCGCTCTACCGATTGAGCTATCGGGGAGTATCTGGCAACGTGGTGTGTTGCCGAGACTTGATTTAGATCATACTGGTAGTGAATCTTATCGCGGGAATCAAGTGTGGTGCGAGTGATTTTGTGGGATTTCACTCGAATCTGCCCGTTCGATGTCCGAGTGGGGGATTTTAGACGCTTGGTGGCTCAAACGAATCAGCCTGCTTTGCTGTGTCCCGCCGTGTTGGACGATTGTGTTGCAGCTTAGGCTGGGTCTCCCGCCGCTGCTTCGCGCGCTTTTTCTAGGATGACACAATTGCCTTGCTCGTTGTATTCAATCTTACTCATAAACGCCTGCATCAGCATGATACCACGGCCGCTGGGGCGTTCTAGGTTTTCGTCTGCTGTTGGATCAGGGACGTCGTTCACCTGAAAACCCGGCCCTTCGTCTTCGATTTCCACGCGGAGCATCGTCGAGTCGACCCATCCTTCGACGCGGACCTGTTTTGAGAGATCCGAGCGATTGCCATGTTTGATGGCGTTGACCAATGCCTCTTCCAACGCCAATCGGACGCCAAAGATGTCACGTTCAGAGAATCCGCGCTCCTGCAACTTCTGGATGATGGTTTCTTGAACCTTCAATCCAGCGGCAGTCTCGCTGGGAATATTGAACAAAAATTCTTCGGCGCGCGACATGTCGTTTGTGGAGGACATGGTCTAGGAGATGCTCAGGTGAAATTGCCGACATCGGCACAGTCGCGACAGTGTAACAGGATGCTTAAGATGGGGTCAAACGCAGTTTTTCCCAGGAAGCAGCCCCCGGTGAGAATGGGAAACAGGCATGCTAGCTGCCGTTATAATCCCGCTAACGCGTCATCCTGCGTATCGCGAATATCAAACAGTTTGTTGAGACGCGTAATCTCGAAGACTTCCAGGATTTCCGGTCGAATGCAGCAAAGTCGCAAATGGCCGCGAGCTGCTTTGACCTTCTTGTCCAAGGTAATCAACTTCCCCAAGGCAGCACTGGAGAGGTATTCGACGTTGGTGAAGTCGAGCACGATGCGTGATCGCCCGTCATCGTCGACGAGATTGAACAATTGATCGCCGATCACCTGGATATTGGCCTCGTCGAGAATCTTCTTGTCAGTGAAGCTCGCGACGGTGACCTCACCGATTTCTTCGACGACGATTCTACGTTGTCCAGTTGCCATCTGCATCATTCCTCATGAATTCATTAAAAACGCCCGGAGAACGCCATTTTGGCTGCAACGGAAAGTATCACACAACTTCGCCCCCGATACCTCCGAGGCAACACAAATCTTCAGTCCCAACTACAAAACATAAGCGCCCCGATTCACGAAAACCGAGCCCGTGGGGCGTCTTGCAAAAGGAACCGGTCGTTCAGTTCTACTCGATCATCCCGGTTCTCGATTCACCTGTCAAGCGTTTTTCGCATTCCACCTCAATTCCCTCGTCGAAATCTGCGCGTCGTAACGACTGGAGAATTCTCGCTTTTCCTCATGCCCCACTAAAATGCACCGCTACCAGGGCCAGCTGCTTTTTACTCGTTCACACCAGGCCAAATCGCTGCGTCTTCGCCATCCAGGCGGAGGGTGAGGCACTTGGCGCTGCCTCCGGCCTTGATGAACTCCCCCAATTCTGTGTGATGAGGCTCATAACCCCGGTCCTGTAAATCGCGTTCGAGTTCCGGGCAACCGGTATTCAAAACCACCTTTCGACCGATGACCACGGCATTGCACGCAAATCGTGCCGCTTCGGACTCGCTGACCGGAATCAAGTTTTCGACATGCGCCGAAATTGCCGCCTGGGCGTAATCATCAAATGCCGGTGGATAATAGATGGCCTCGTTGGCGCTGAGCGGACAAAAACAGGTATCGAGGTGATAATAGTGCTCGTCCAGCAATTGTAGCGGAATCACACGGCACCCAATCTGGCCCGCTAACCATTGCATCGCCCCTGCATCGCTCCGAATGAGATATCCGGCAAATAACGTTTGGCCACAAAACAGTGCGTCGCCGGCTCCTTCAAAAGACCACGCTCCGGTCATCGGAACCGTCTCGAAGCCGACGGATTGAAACCAAGCCTCGTCCAACGGTGTTTCCCCTTGCCGCGCCTCATGGCGAAATTGCGAGAGGTAAACGGTATTGTTCCAGACCAATCCCGCATTGGCCGTGAAGACCAAATCGGGCAAGCCCTGCGCGGGGGGCATTAGTCGGATTTCGGCGCCCACTTCTTCCAACAGGTCGCGCAACGCATGCCATTGTTGCTGTGCTAGCTTGGAATCACTGGCACGACTGCGGCTCATCCAAGGATTGATCTCGTACTCGATCCCGTAGAAGTCCGGCGGGCACATCAAAATGGTTGGGGCTGAGAATTGGCTCACGAAGAATCCGTTCCTGAGAAAATGAGGAATGCCAGTAGAGTACATCCTAAGTCGTCCAGCGGAATTGAATCATGTCTACCGGGTGTTGTGCAAGAGGGAGTGCACAGATGGCAGATCGCCGCACTCCTAGCTAGCGGCCCGCGTGCTCAGCCCTGTCGACATCAAGCCGTGAGCACACGCCGAGCGATGGACGCCAGTTGTGCTGCGTGTCATAATCACAATCATGCGACAGGATGCAGCCCGGTCGACAAATCAGAAGAAACTCTTTGCGTTAGGAATACAAAAATATGCGTAGCGATTGGATCAAGCACTTCTTTCTTGTTGCGGCTATCCCGTTGTTGACAGCTTCAGTTTTCGCTGAAGACCCAGACTTCACAGCGCCGGCCGAATATGTCGGTCCCCCGAAACCGCTACATGCTGCTACCAACCGGGCATTTCAAGGCATTCCCAGCATGGCTGTCACCCCCGGTGGTCGCTTATGGGCAACGTGGTATGCAAGTAAGACGCCGGGTGAAGATGCGAATAACTACGTTGTGCTGAGCACGAGTGGCGATCAGGGTGCGACCTGGCAGGAAGTCTTGGTAGTTGATCCCGATGAAGAAGGTCCCCTGCGCACATTTGATCCCGAATTGTGGATGGCTCCCGACGGCAAACTGCGGCTTGTCTGGGCACAGTCGATCGGTCACGACGGCACGGTCGCTGGGGTGTGGTTTCTGGAAACCGATGAACCGGAATCCGCCCAACCCACGTGGGAAAAGCCCGTCCGCGTGACCGATGGCGTCATGATGTGCAAACCAACCGTGTTGACATCGGGCGATTGGGCCTTACCCGCTTCGACATGGCGAAAAACCGACAACAGCGCAAAGATGGTGGTCTCCGATGACCAAGGAAAAACGTGGTCCATTCGCGGTGGGTGTAACGTCCCGCCCAAAGTTCGTGCATTTGACGAACATATGTTTGTCGAGCGGACTGATGGATCGCTTTGGTTGCTGGTCCGGACCCGATACGGTATCGGTGAAAGCGTCTCAACCGATGGCGGCGCAACTTGGCCCGAATTAACCCCCTCAGCCATCGCCCATCCCAGTGCACGGTTTTTTATCTCGCGGCTGAATTCCGGGAACTTGTTGTTGGTCAAACATGGACCGATCGACCAACCCACTGGCCGCTCCCACTTGACGGCCTTTCTCTCGACCGACGACGGTAAGAGTTGGAGCAATGGCTTTCTCCTCGACGAGCGGGCGGGTGTCTCCTACCCGGATGGCCAACAAACTCCCGATGGCCTGATCCGCATCATTTACGACTACAGCCGCACCGGCGACCGGAATATTCTGATGGCCACCTTCCGCGAAGAAGACGTTGCCGCGGGGAAACCCGTTTCTAAAGACGTAAAATTACGGCAAGTGGTTAGCAAAGCTTCCGGCGGCATGAAAAAAGCGAAGCCGTAACGAAAATGCAGGCTCTCCTGCAGGGTAGGGGAGCCCGACCCATTTTTTGCCACGAAAACCCCACATATTGCCCCAGCGTGTTATAATCGGCGGAGGTTCAATACCAGGGTATTTTCACTCACGCTTTCTCGGAGCACTTTCCCTCATACGTAAATTCAAGGGACTTGAGGCTTATGAATAGTCGTTACATTGCAGTCGCACTCGTCACCATTTCTAGTCTGGCCCTCACGGCAGCCGCCCAAGCTGATGGGAAACTGACCTCCGTCGGCCGCGGCAAGGACAAAATCCCGCTGCTGGTTGTGAAAGGCACGCCGTATGAAATGGGGCGACAGCAAGGCGAATTGATCAAGCCGCAAGCCACAGAATTCATCTCTCACATCCTCAAGAGCATTCAAGCTGCCGACTCAGAGCGCTTTACTGACCGCGCACTGGACGAAGCCTGGGCCGCCAGTGCCAAACACACCGACCCACGGTTTCAAGAAGAACTCAAAGGGCTGGCCGCAGGAAGCGGACTCTCGTTGAAACTCCTGCAACGGGCGCACGCGATTCCGATGATCGCCGATTACTCCTGCAGCAGCATTTCCGCCTGGGGCAAAGCGACCAAGGACGGACACCTGTACCAGACACGCAACCTGGACTGGGAAATGGGGCTGCGTGCCCAAGAATTCCCGCTGATCGTCGTCTACATTCCCGACGAGGGGATTCCGCACGTCAACATCACGTTCGCCGGTTGCATCGGTTCCAACACGGGCATGAATGCCGCTGGAATCGTACTCTCAGAAATGGGCGACTCACCTTCCAGCGACTATCCCTTCGACTTCAATGGCGTCCATTTCACAACGCTGTTTCGCAATGTGCTGTACGACGCGAACGGACTGGATGAGGCGGTCGATATTTTCAAGAACGCCAAACGCACCAAGAAATACCACTACGTTGTCGGCGACGGAAAAAATGGTCGCGCAGTGAAAATGTTGGCCCACGCTCCGAATCTGGTCATTTGGGAAGACAACGATGCCACAGATGAATTGGCGCCGCAGGTTCTCAAGGACATCGTCTATCAAGACGAAGGCCGCGGCGCATTCCAGCCGTTGAAAAAAGCGTACGGAAAAATCGGCTCACAAGAGATGATTGATCTGGCCTGCAAGATTCCGATCAAAGGGGCCAACGTCCTCGACGTGGTCTACGATGCCACCGCCTTGGAGTTCTGGGTGGCCTACGCCGAAAAAGACGAAAACGCCTACGAACGGCCATTCGTGCACGTCAAACTCAAAGACTATTTGGATTGAGGCGTCTTTCAGATTTGAAATCTGCGAGCAAAGCGGATCGCGCGGCGGTCCGTTTTTTTAACGGCGGATCCGCATTTAAAACATGATGCGGTCGGCCGGGAAGACCGGGCCTTCGACGCAGGTGCGGCGGTAGTCCCATTCGCCGTCATCCATTCGCACGCGCGTTACGCAACTAAAACAGGCTCCGAAACCGCACGCCATGGGCGATTCGAGTGAAACGTATCCCGGCACACCGGCAGCGGCGAGGATTTCACTGACCGCATGCATCATCGGCTCTGGGCCGCAGCAATACACTACCGTTGGCGGATCCTCCCCGGCCAAGGCTTGACTCAAAAGTTCGGTCACCAAACCGTGATGTCCTTGCGACCCATCGTCGGTCGCCACCCGCACCTCGATGCCGGCCCGTTGGAAATCCTCAAGACCGGCTAGGTATTCAGCTGAACGCGCGCCGT from the Symmachiella macrocystis genome contains:
- a CDS encoding integrase core domain-containing protein: MSRLFHPLLLLIANASEHRLAKHVQYLKEELSILRARIPGEIHTKPEERARLLKFGKPLGKDIGRLISIVTPSTFHRWVREERRGHKPAKPGRPRKRQVLRELVRKIARETGVGYTRILGELRRLGINRICRQTVRNILKEEGIDTSPKRSQGSWEQFIKIHAKTLWACDFFTQRIITPRGLVNYFLLVFINVETREIFVTNSTAHPDSAWVTQQARNFLMHTSDYDDKPACLIRDRDTKFTASFDDVFKAEGVKVKVLPVQSPNLNSRCERVIQSIKHECLDNFLVFGEQHLNYLIREYVRYYNDDRAHSACGHLPPSCADPPTENNTIVLNDIVRCERLGGLIQWYERAA
- a CDS encoding S24/S26 family peptidase; this translates as MLETKGLGGRVYNEDLVPAKNAAARKWCAAVSNLGRYGKWEFEICDEIADLRAILANHADLDTGLPFEIVDATYAEPLKTCVPLTSLRIMATNSDKQQLLAGGSWTTDLIQWDGQPEFETGMFVAKVHGDAMEPSIPAGSYCLFRPSSFGNHVGKVLFIKHTGIIDPHTGGNWTI
- a CDS encoding ATP-binding protein, translated to MSSTNDMSRAEEFLFNIPSETAAGLKVQETIIQKLQERGFSERDIFGVRLALEEALVNAIKHGNRSDLSKQVRVEGWVDSTMLRVEIEDEGPGFQVNDVPDPTADENLERPSGRGIMLMQAFMSKIEYNEQGNCVILEKAREAAAGDPA
- a CDS encoding STAS domain-containing protein; amino-acid sequence: MATGQRRIVVEEIGEVTVASFTDKKILDEANIQVIGDQLFNLVDDDGRSRIVLDFTNVEYLSSAALGKLITLDKKVKAARGHLRLCCIRPEILEVFEITRLNKLFDIRDTQDDALAGL
- a CDS encoding dimethylarginine dimethylaminohydrolase family protein, whose translation is MSQFSAPTILMCPPDFYGIEYEINPWMSRSRASDSKLAQQQWHALRDLLEEVGAEIRLMPPAQGLPDLVFTANAGLVWNNTVYLSQFRHEARQGETPLDEAWFQSVGFETVPMTGAWSFEGAGDALFCGQTLFAGYLIRSDAGAMQWLAGQIGCRVIPLQLLDEHYYHLDTCFCPLSANEAIYYPPAFDDYAQAAISAHVENLIPVSESEAARFACNAVVIGRKVVLNTGCPELERDLQDRGYEPHHTELGEFIKAGGSAKCLTLRLDGEDAAIWPGVNE
- a CDS encoding sialidase family protein, with the translated sequence MRSDWIKHFFLVAAIPLLTASVFAEDPDFTAPAEYVGPPKPLHAATNRAFQGIPSMAVTPGGRLWATWYASKTPGEDANNYVVLSTSGDQGATWQEVLVVDPDEEGPLRTFDPELWMAPDGKLRLVWAQSIGHDGTVAGVWFLETDEPESAQPTWEKPVRVTDGVMMCKPTVLTSGDWALPASTWRKTDNSAKMVVSDDQGKTWSIRGGCNVPPKVRAFDEHMFVERTDGSLWLLVRTRYGIGESVSTDGGATWPELTPSAIAHPSARFFISRLNSGNLLLVKHGPIDQPTGRSHLTAFLSTDDGKSWSNGFLLDERAGVSYPDGQQTPDGLIRIIYDYSRTGDRNILMATFREEDVAAGKPVSKDVKLRQVVSKASGGMKKAKP
- a CDS encoding C45 family autoproteolytic acyltransferase/hydolase, with amino-acid sequence MNSRYIAVALVTISSLALTAAAQADGKLTSVGRGKDKIPLLVVKGTPYEMGRQQGELIKPQATEFISHILKSIQAADSERFTDRALDEAWAASAKHTDPRFQEELKGLAAGSGLSLKLLQRAHAIPMIADYSCSSISAWGKATKDGHLYQTRNLDWEMGLRAQEFPLIVVYIPDEGIPHVNITFAGCIGSNTGMNAAGIVLSEMGDSPSSDYPFDFNGVHFTTLFRNVLYDANGLDEAVDIFKNAKRTKKYHYVVGDGKNGRAVKMLAHAPNLVIWEDNDATDELAPQVLKDIVYQDEGRGAFQPLKKAYGKIGSQEMIDLACKIPIKGANVLDVVYDATALEFWVAYAEKDENAYERPFVHVKLKDYLD